In one window of Tumebacillus algifaecis DNA:
- a CDS encoding aminotransferase class V-fold PLP-dependent enzyme: protein MIYLDNAASSWPKPPEVALKMEECLRDYGANPGRGSHSMAMKASRVVFEARRKVAGLFGVRNPDHVIFTQNATEALNMGILGLLKSGDHAITTMLEHNSVRRPLEYVRRERGVELTYVQADSFGRLHAESIRDAIRENTKLIVVTHGSNLTGTLLPIQEIGAIAKEFGIVLMVDVCQTAGVYPIDVEEMNIGMLAFTGHKSLYGPQGTGGLYLHPEVDLEPLMHGGTGGYSELTEMPMTRPDRYEAGTRNTVGIAGLLAGITFVESVGIEKIREHEEVLANLLHQGLSEIKGVTVYGPPLGEQRVPIVSFSVDGFDSHEVGFILDRTYGICVRSGLHCAPVAHETIGTLEQGAVRTSLGYFNTEEDVKALLQAISDLTS from the coding sequence GTGATTTATCTGGACAATGCGGCCAGTTCGTGGCCAAAACCGCCGGAGGTGGCTCTGAAGATGGAGGAGTGCTTGCGCGACTATGGAGCTAATCCTGGGCGGGGCAGTCATTCGATGGCGATGAAAGCTTCACGGGTCGTGTTTGAGGCACGGCGCAAGGTGGCCGGATTGTTTGGCGTGCGGAACCCGGATCATGTGATTTTTACTCAAAATGCGACCGAAGCTTTGAACATGGGCATCTTGGGGCTGCTGAAGTCGGGCGATCATGCGATTACGACGATGTTAGAACACAACTCGGTGCGCAGACCACTGGAGTATGTACGACGGGAGCGCGGAGTTGAACTGACTTATGTACAGGCTGACTCGTTTGGGCGCTTGCATGCAGAGTCGATTCGAGACGCCATCCGCGAGAATACGAAACTGATTGTCGTCACTCACGGATCGAACTTGACGGGGACATTGCTGCCGATTCAGGAAATTGGTGCCATCGCCAAGGAGTTTGGCATTGTGCTGATGGTCGATGTCTGTCAGACCGCTGGCGTCTACCCAATCGATGTGGAAGAAATGAACATTGGGATGCTCGCGTTTACGGGGCATAAGAGCCTCTATGGGCCGCAGGGAACGGGGGGGCTATATCTGCACCCAGAAGTGGATTTGGAGCCGCTGATGCACGGTGGGACGGGCGGATATTCGGAGCTGACGGAGATGCCGATGACCCGACCGGATCGGTATGAGGCTGGAACGAGAAATACGGTTGGGATCGCCGGACTGTTGGCCGGAATCACGTTTGTTGAATCGGTAGGGATCGAGAAGATTCGCGAACATGAGGAAGTGCTTGCAAACCTGTTGCATCAAGGACTATCGGAGATCAAAGGCGTGACGGTGTATGGACCACCTTTGGGGGAGCAGCGGGTACCGATTGTTTCGTTTTCGGTGGATGGATTTGATTCGCATGAGGTTGGCTTTATTTTAGATCGTACCTATGGGATTTGCGTGCGTTCGGGGTTGCATTGTGCACCAGTAGCACATGAGACGATCGGAACGCTCGAACAAGGAGCAGTTCGAACTTCTTTAGGCTATTTCAATACAGAGGAAGATGTGAAGGCGCTGTTGCAGGCAATTTCGGACCTTACAAGCTGA
- a CDS encoding DUF554 domain-containing protein, protein MVLLGTIVNAVSILIGVMIGSFLSRIPDRMKVTIMQGLGLAVFVIGLSMVLDVAKSDGFDYFIVIGSLVFGGIIGELLNIEGQLNQFGKWIERKMSRFGKGKIAEGFVFSTLVYCIGAMAIVGSLESGLEGTHKILYTKAMLDGFASIFFTSAMGIGVGLSAIPVVLYQGAIALSAGLLAGVLTDPVISVMSATGGVLIMGISLNVMEIKKINVGNLLPAVFVAAIVKLVLIGYGL, encoded by the coding sequence ATGGTTTTATTAGGAACAATTGTGAATGCAGTTTCCATTTTGATCGGCGTGATGATCGGTTCGTTTTTGAGCCGGATTCCAGATCGGATGAAAGTGACGATTATGCAGGGATTGGGCCTCGCAGTATTTGTGATCGGGCTGTCGATGGTGTTAGATGTCGCCAAATCAGATGGCTTTGACTATTTCATTGTGATCGGTTCGCTAGTCTTTGGCGGGATTATTGGGGAATTGCTCAATATTGAAGGACAACTCAACCAGTTTGGGAAGTGGATTGAGCGAAAGATGAGCCGCTTCGGAAAAGGAAAGATCGCGGAGGGGTTTGTGTTTTCGACGTTGGTTTATTGTATAGGCGCGATGGCGATCGTCGGCTCACTGGAAAGCGGATTGGAAGGAACACATAAAATTTTATATACGAAAGCGATGTTAGACGGCTTTGCATCCATTTTCTTTACGTCAGCGATGGGCATAGGTGTAGGGCTGTCTGCGATTCCGGTGGTTTTGTATCAAGGTGCGATCGCATTGAGCGCAGGGTTGCTGGCTGGCGTCTTGACCGACCCGGTGATTTCGGTGATGTCTGCAACCGGTGGGGTTTTGATCATGGGGATATCGCTTAATGTGATGGAGATAAAGAAAATCAATGTAGGCAATCTGTTGCCGGCGGTTTTTGTGGCGGCGATTGTGAAGTTGGTTTTGATTGGATATGGATTGTAA
- a CDS encoding DUF4446 family protein, whose amino-acid sequence MTPNEWILANLDAVVALIFGVLFLLLIVFLIQSIRLRKVQKRYRMLMKGMQQGNLEEVLFTYSQDVTAMRESVRQVVAEQEKQAQELQISCGPIGVVRYNAFVGMGSDLSYSIAVLNRDGDGAVFTSIFGREESRSYAKPVQAGDSAYPLSDEEKQAISLALEKMK is encoded by the coding sequence ATGACACCGAATGAGTGGATTTTAGCGAATTTGGACGCGGTGGTTGCGTTGATCTTCGGCGTGTTGTTCTTGCTGTTGATTGTGTTTCTGATTCAGTCCATTCGGTTGCGTAAGGTGCAGAAGCGGTATCGGATGTTGATGAAAGGGATGCAGCAAGGCAATTTGGAGGAAGTGTTGTTTACATATTCGCAAGACGTGACCGCAATGCGTGAATCGGTTCGCCAAGTGGTCGCAGAGCAGGAGAAACAGGCACAGGAACTGCAAATTTCGTGCGGCCCAATTGGCGTGGTACGCTATAATGCGTTTGTGGGGATGGGGAGTGACCTCAGTTACAGCATCGCAGTTTTGAATCGTGATGGAGACGGCGCAGTGTTTACGTCGATCTTTGGACGGGAAGAATCACGATCCTATGCGAAACCGGTGCAGGCTGGGGATTCGGCCTATCCGTTGAGCGATGAAGAGAAGCAAGCGATCTCATTGGCGCTTGAGAAGATGAAGTAG
- a CDS encoding YkuS family protein: protein MTMKRVAVEANLSNVRDYLSQQGYDCCELDAQNQNGQGLDAIVISGADQNIMGIADATTKAPVINANGLRPEEIANRIQNSTR from the coding sequence ATGACTATGAAACGTGTTGCAGTGGAAGCGAATCTCAGCAATGTACGTGACTATCTGAGCCAACAGGGCTACGATTGCTGCGAACTCGATGCTCAAAACCAAAATGGCCAAGGTCTCGACGCGATCGTCATCTCCGGTGCTGACCAAAACATCATGGGGATCGCAGATGCAACAACGAAAGCTCCGGTCATTAACGCCAACGGCTTGCGTCCCGAAGAAATCGCCAACCGTATCCAAAACTCTACCCGCTAA
- the yyaC gene encoding spore protease YyaC, producing the protein MFKQNVSRNADLPYKVDHTNVEAAKFLTSRLLHTIHQQGRERQVVIVCIGTDRSTGDALGPLVGSKLSGRLQDSRAVVYGTLDTPVHAVNLKDTLHEIENSYRNPYVIAVDACLGQLASVGLVTLGDGPLKPGAGVNKVLPEVGHIHITGIVNVGGFMEYFVLQNTRLSVVMKMADCIADALCESLSQVASYTLPESPSESDATPQKQPFVHRLNNLLGFKS; encoded by the coding sequence ATGTTTAAACAAAATGTCTCTCGGAATGCTGATCTACCCTACAAGGTTGACCATACAAATGTCGAAGCTGCCAAGTTTCTTACCTCACGCCTTCTTCACACCATCCATCAGCAAGGCCGTGAACGGCAAGTGGTGATCGTCTGTATTGGCACCGACCGCTCCACTGGAGATGCGCTCGGTCCTCTCGTCGGCTCCAAACTGAGCGGGCGCCTCCAAGATAGCCGTGCGGTTGTCTACGGTACCTTGGATACCCCTGTCCATGCTGTCAATCTGAAAGACACGCTTCACGAGATCGAAAACAGCTACCGCAACCCTTACGTGATTGCCGTCGATGCCTGCCTTGGCCAACTGGCTTCGGTCGGCTTGGTGACCTTGGGCGACGGACCGCTAAAACCGGGAGCAGGCGTCAACAAAGTCCTTCCCGAAGTCGGCCACATCCACATCACCGGCATCGTCAATGTTGGGGGGTTTATGGAATATTTCGTCTTGCAAAACACGCGTCTTTCGGTCGTCATGAAAATGGCAGACTGCATCGCGGACGCCTTGTGCGAATCGCTGAGCCAAGTGGCATCGTACACACTGCCCGAATCCCCGAGCGAAAGTGATGCGACTCCACAAAAGCAACCGTTCGTTCATCGGCTCAACAATCTGCTCGGCTTTAAAAGCTAA
- a CDS encoding DUF3343 domain-containing protein: MAVEYWLVAFDSTHHALRAEAELEGAGLDIDIRPTPKTVTAGCALSIDFFPQDLERVQQILEEKEVVIRGYFKPEGAAYIRLELQV, encoded by the coding sequence ATGGCAGTAGAATATTGGTTGGTGGCGTTCGACTCGACGCACCATGCATTGCGGGCAGAAGCGGAGTTGGAAGGGGCAGGTCTGGATATCGACATTCGGCCCACGCCGAAGACGGTGACAGCCGGATGTGCGCTGTCGATCGATTTCTTTCCACAGGATTTGGAGCGTGTACAGCAGATCCTAGAGGAGAAAGAAGTGGTGATTCGCGGGTATTTTAAGCCGGAGGGAGCGGCTTATATTCGGTTAGAACTGCAGGTGTGA
- a CDS encoding mechanosensitive ion channel family protein: MQSALANLGASLTSTDFWLGLGWMLFKIVMILVVGKIVMKLWRLMVVRVISHRTMRMDERRGKTIVSLLLNVMRYVVYFLVLLTILSNIGLDVSTLLAGAGVAGLAIGFGAQSLVKDVITGFFIIFEDQFGVGDNVMINTNLQIRGNVAEVGLRITKVRAYTGEIHIIPNSQIRQVTNFSKSNSLAVVDVSVAFEEDLQHVYEVLKQVGLEVQAENENVLGEPQVLGVQMIGPSVVVVRMTMECKPMEHFGVGRFLRYKIKEAFEREGIEIPYPKQVALFPGQPSAEEKQAAAGS, from the coding sequence ATGCAAAGCGCACTTGCCAATTTGGGTGCTTCGCTGACTTCGACCGATTTTTGGTTGGGACTCGGCTGGATGTTGTTTAAGATCGTGATGATCTTGGTAGTCGGAAAAATTGTGATGAAACTCTGGCGTTTGATGGTGGTGCGCGTGATCTCCCATCGCACGATGCGGATGGATGAACGGCGTGGGAAGACGATCGTCTCGCTGTTGTTAAATGTGATGCGCTATGTGGTGTATTTCCTCGTTCTTTTGACGATTCTGTCGAACATCGGGCTTGATGTGTCCACACTGCTCGCCGGAGCTGGTGTTGCAGGGCTGGCGATCGGTTTTGGAGCGCAGAGTTTGGTCAAAGACGTAATCACCGGATTTTTTATCATTTTTGAAGATCAGTTCGGCGTTGGTGACAATGTGATGATCAACACCAACTTGCAGATTCGTGGGAATGTGGCAGAAGTTGGGTTGCGGATCACAAAAGTGCGAGCCTACACGGGGGAGATTCATATCATCCCCAACTCGCAGATTCGACAGGTGACCAATTTTTCAAAGTCGAACTCACTGGCAGTGGTCGATGTTTCGGTCGCCTTTGAAGAGGATTTGCAGCACGTATATGAGGTGTTGAAGCAAGTTGGCCTTGAAGTGCAGGCAGAAAATGAAAATGTGCTCGGCGAGCCGCAGGTACTAGGTGTGCAGATGATCGGGCCGTCCGTAGTGGTTGTGAGGATGACGATGGAATGCAAACCGATGGAGCACTTCGGGGTCGGGCGCTTTCTTCGCTATAAAATTAAAGAAGCGTTCGAACGTGAAGGCATCGAAATTCCGTATCCGAAGCAGGTGGCCCTGTTTCCGGGACAACCCAGCGCGGAAGAGAAGCAAGCAGCGGCGGGAAGCTGA
- a CDS encoding DUF951 domain-containing protein, translated as MEAKQFDLGDVVQMKKGHPCGANEWEVIRLGMDIRMKCVNCGRSVMIPRRDFERNLRKVLRRKEGDA; from the coding sequence ATGGAGGCCAAACAGTTTGATCTCGGGGATGTAGTTCAAATGAAAAAAGGACACCCCTGTGGCGCTAATGAATGGGAAGTGATCCGCTTAGGCATGGATATTCGCATGAAATGCGTGAACTGCGGTCGTTCGGTGATGATTCCCCGCCGTGATTTTGAGCGCAATCTGCGCAAAGTTCTGCGGCGTAAGGAAGGGGATGCGTAA
- a CDS encoding molybdopterin-containing oxidoreductase family protein, whose amino-acid sequence MAVETIRTACPLDCWDCCGMIAHVEDGKLIKVEGDPDHPITQGSLCIKGRKLVDRLYHEERVLTPLKKVDGEWVPVTWEQALREIAEQMRQAKTEYGPTAVMHHYDYGSSGLLKNLEGRFFNLFGGFTDTIGSICWGAGLEAQKYDFGFGKSHDPEDLAEHTDVIVVWGRNVSVTNMHMMPFLKQAMSRGAELVIIDPLMTDLSAKAVKQLQPRPGTDGALAVGMARHLLDLGLIDRRFVEEHAVGFAEFVEYVQTWTVEQAADVTEVPADDIRWLAERFGSGKAVTTLLGLGLQRYANGGNTIRLIDALAAMSGQVGRSGGGVHYANQVHRFDYQTLMKPDARTDYRAFTKITQADEILAVQETEQPVKVLFVTRGNPVAQLPETGKTLAAYHSIPCKVVIDMFLHDTGMIADYFLPCTTVFEEEDIMYSSMWHSYLAYVNPVVEPQGETRPDWMILQGLAEELGFGAAFGRDVHTWMEEAMVPLQADGITREQLQQNGFIKAHEEPVAWADYQFGTPSGKYEFASTLAAADGASSIPVYEEPVESPRRNRELARKYPYHLLTIHPRRSLNSQHYHVMKMPERPVVEISAFVAGETGLADGDLVRVYNQRGEVLGNVKIVSGQHKRTIKIEEGWWGSRGTALNLLTSNRRSDLGIGSAQYDCLVNLAKA is encoded by the coding sequence ATGGCGGTGGAGACAATTCGCACAGCCTGCCCGCTCGACTGCTGGGACTGCTGTGGGATGATCGCACATGTCGAGGACGGAAAGCTGATCAAAGTGGAAGGCGATCCAGATCATCCGATCACGCAGGGGTCTTTGTGCATCAAGGGTCGAAAACTGGTCGATCGGCTGTACCACGAGGAGCGCGTGCTCACTCCTTTGAAAAAGGTGGACGGGGAGTGGGTTCCCGTGACCTGGGAGCAAGCGCTTCGAGAGATCGCAGAGCAGATGCGTCAGGCCAAGACAGAATATGGACCGACCGCAGTGATGCATCATTATGATTACGGCTCTTCTGGGTTGCTGAAAAATTTGGAGGGGCGCTTTTTTAACCTGTTTGGCGGATTTACCGACACGATCGGATCGATCTGCTGGGGAGCTGGGTTGGAAGCGCAGAAATACGATTTTGGTTTCGGAAAAAGCCATGATCCAGAGGATTTGGCGGAACATACCGATGTGATCGTGGTCTGGGGCCGTAATGTGTCGGTGACTAACATGCACATGATGCCGTTTTTGAAGCAGGCGATGAGTCGCGGTGCGGAACTAGTGATCATCGACCCGCTGATGACCGATCTCAGCGCCAAAGCGGTGAAGCAGTTGCAGCCGCGTCCTGGAACGGATGGGGCGCTGGCGGTGGGGATGGCTCGCCATCTGCTCGACCTGGGGTTGATCGATCGCCGATTTGTGGAAGAGCATGCGGTGGGTTTTGCTGAGTTTGTCGAATATGTGCAGACCTGGACGGTGGAGCAGGCTGCCGATGTGACTGAGGTACCAGCGGACGATATTCGCTGGCTGGCAGAGCGTTTCGGCTCGGGCAAGGCGGTGACGACGCTGCTCGGTCTCGGGCTGCAGCGCTATGCAAACGGTGGCAACACCATCCGTTTGATCGACGCGTTGGCGGCGATGAGCGGGCAGGTGGGCCGCTCTGGCGGCGGCGTGCATTATGCAAATCAGGTTCACCGTTTTGACTACCAGACGTTGATGAAACCTGACGCTCGCACCGATTATCGAGCGTTTACAAAGATCACGCAGGCGGATGAGATTTTGGCTGTACAAGAGACGGAGCAACCTGTAAAAGTGCTGTTTGTCACGCGGGGCAACCCGGTGGCGCAGTTGCCGGAGACTGGCAAGACGCTGGCCGCCTATCACTCGATTCCGTGCAAGGTGGTGATCGACATGTTCCTCCATGACACGGGAATGATCGCCGATTACTTTTTGCCCTGTACGACTGTGTTTGAGGAAGAGGACATCATGTATTCATCGATGTGGCATTCCTACCTCGCCTATGTGAACCCTGTCGTAGAGCCGCAGGGAGAGACCCGCCCAGACTGGATGATCCTGCAAGGCTTGGCGGAGGAGTTGGGTTTTGGCGCTGCATTTGGCCGCGATGTGCACACCTGGATGGAAGAAGCGATGGTTCCGCTGCAAGCGGATGGCATCACGCGCGAACAGTTGCAGCAAAATGGGTTTATAAAAGCGCATGAGGAGCCGGTGGCGTGGGCCGATTATCAGTTTGGCACGCCATCGGGGAAATACGAGTTTGCGTCCACGCTGGCTGCGGCAGACGGTGCTTCGTCGATTCCGGTGTATGAGGAGCCGGTGGAAAGCCCGCGTCGGAATCGGGAGTTGGCTCGGAAATATCCGTACCACCTGCTGACGATTCATCCGCGGCGCTCGCTGAACTCGCAACATTACCATGTGATGAAAATGCCGGAACGGCCGGTGGTGGAGATCTCCGCTTTTGTGGCGGGGGAGACCGGGCTTGCGGACGGGGATTTGGTGCGGGTGTACAATCAGCGCGGCGAAGTGCTGGGGAATGTGAAAATCGTCTCGGGACAGCACAAGCGCACGATCAAGATCGAAGAGGGTTGGTGGGGGAGTCGAGGAACAGCGCTGAACTTGCTGACCTCGAATCGCCGCAGCGACTTGGGGATCGGATCGGCACAGTATGATTGTCTGGTCAACTTAGCAAAAGCATAG
- a CDS encoding DUF3892 domain-containing protein encodes MGEKIIAINKDLNGDIAEVMTHTGRVISIQQAMQEAAEGKFDSITSLDKEGNWTIANSTGDGQPESGNNLDMLPSFAEAMHEGESLQ; translated from the coding sequence ATGGGTGAAAAGATCATTGCGATCAACAAAGATCTGAACGGGGACATCGCAGAAGTGATGACTCATACTGGGCGGGTCATCTCCATTCAGCAGGCGATGCAGGAAGCGGCCGAAGGGAAATTTGACTCGATCACTTCGTTAGATAAAGAGGGCAACTGGACGATCGCCAACTCCACCGGAGATGGGCAACCTGAATCGGGGAATAACCTAGACATGCTCCCGTCCTTTGCAGAAGCGATGCATGAGGGAGAAAGCCTTCAGTAA
- the ychF gene encoding redox-regulated ATPase YchF translates to MALSVGIVGLPNVGKSTLFNAITKAGAEAANYPFCTIDPNVGVVEVPDERLQKLTEIVIPNRVVPTAFEFVDIAGLVEGASRGEGLGNKFLGHIREVNAIAHVVRCFEDSNITHVSGGVNPLSDIETINLELIFADLESVDKRLDRSRKGAKSGDKKVQEEVAVLGRLKEALENGKAARSVELSDEETLIVRDLHLLTIKPMLYVANVAEDEVANTEENDLVKKVREFAASEGAEVVVISAKVESEIAELEGEDKQMFLEELGLQESGLDRLIKSAYKLLGLITYFTAGVQEVRAWTINRGTKAPGAAGVIHTDFEKGFIRAETVAYDDLVHYGSMNAAKEAGKVRLEGKEYIVNDGDVMHFRFNV, encoded by the coding sequence ATGGCTTTGTCTGTTGGTATCGTAGGATTGCCGAACGTCGGCAAATCAACACTTTTTAATGCAATTACAAAAGCGGGCGCTGAAGCGGCCAACTATCCGTTTTGTACGATTGACCCGAACGTTGGTGTGGTCGAAGTGCCGGACGAACGTTTGCAAAAATTGACGGAAATCGTCATTCCGAATCGAGTCGTGCCGACCGCATTCGAATTTGTAGATATCGCAGGCTTGGTTGAGGGTGCATCCCGCGGCGAGGGCCTCGGCAACAAATTCCTCGGTCACATTCGCGAAGTCAACGCGATCGCGCATGTCGTCCGTTGCTTCGAAGACTCCAACATCACGCACGTTTCCGGTGGAGTAAATCCGCTGTCTGACATTGAAACGATCAACCTTGAACTGATCTTCGCAGATTTGGAATCGGTAGATAAGCGTCTCGATCGCTCCCGCAAAGGGGCGAAATCGGGCGACAAGAAGGTGCAAGAAGAAGTTGCTGTTCTTGGACGTCTCAAAGAAGCGCTGGAAAATGGCAAAGCTGCCCGCTCTGTCGAATTGAGCGATGAAGAGACGTTGATCGTCCGTGACCTGCACTTGCTGACGATCAAACCGATGCTCTATGTCGCGAATGTGGCAGAAGATGAAGTGGCAAACACGGAAGAGAACGACCTCGTGAAAAAAGTTCGTGAATTCGCAGCTAGCGAGGGTGCAGAAGTGGTGGTCATCTCGGCAAAAGTGGAATCGGAAATTGCTGAACTGGAAGGCGAGGACAAGCAAATGTTCCTCGAAGAGCTTGGTCTGCAAGAATCTGGTCTTGATCGCTTGATCAAATCTGCGTACAAACTGCTCGGTTTGATCACATATTTCACCGCTGGCGTGCAAGAAGTCCGCGCTTGGACGATTAATCGCGGCACCAAAGCGCCCGGTGCTGCAGGTGTCATCCATACCGACTTTGAAAAAGGATTCATCCGCGCGGAAACGGTGGCCTATGATGACCTCGTTCACTACGGCTCGATGAACGCTGCCAAAGAAGCGGGCAAAGTCCGTCTGGAAGGTAAAGAATACATCGTCAACGATGGCGATGTCATGCACTTCCGCTTCAACGTGTAA
- the rpsF gene encoding 30S ribosomal protein S6: MRRYETMYVLRPELDLDAINALVTKFQHVVTQNGGGITQLQEIGKRRLAYEIEGVQEGYYVLMLYQGSTTIVKELERTFKITDGVLRYLTVRLG; encoded by the coding sequence ATGAGACGCTATGAAACGATGTACGTCTTGCGCCCTGAGCTGGACCTGGACGCAATCAATGCGCTGGTCACCAAGTTCCAACATGTCGTCACACAAAACGGTGGCGGGATCACCCAATTGCAAGAAATCGGCAAACGCCGACTCGCCTACGAAATCGAAGGCGTACAGGAAGGCTATTACGTGCTCATGCTTTACCAAGGGAGCACAACGATTGTCAAAGAGCTCGAGCGGACGTTTAAGATTACCGATGGCGTGTTGCGCTATCTCACCGTTCGTCTCGGCTAA
- a CDS encoding single-stranded DNA-binding protein → MLNRIILIGRLTADPELRYTPSGTAVAQFTLAVDRQRSNQNGERETDFINIVVWQKLGELCAQYLRKGRLAAVDGRLQIRSYENKEGQKVRVAEVVADNVRFLERADQGSGDSMNQGGYGGNQGGYGGNQGGYGGNQGGYGGNQGGYGGNQGGYGGNQGGSGGNQGGSGGNQGGYGGNQGGYGGNQGGYGGNQGGGRRDEDPFSDDGKPIDISDDDLPF, encoded by the coding sequence ATGTTGAACCGTATCATCTTGATCGGTCGTCTGACCGCCGATCCGGAATTGCGCTACACACCGTCCGGCACGGCGGTTGCGCAGTTCACTTTGGCGGTAGACCGCCAGCGTTCGAACCAAAACGGCGAGCGTGAAACGGACTTCATCAACATCGTCGTCTGGCAAAAACTTGGCGAACTGTGTGCACAGTATTTGCGCAAAGGTCGCCTCGCAGCTGTCGATGGGCGTTTGCAAATCCGCTCCTATGAAAACAAAGAAGGCCAAAAAGTCCGTGTCGCAGAAGTAGTCGCGGACAACGTCCGCTTCTTAGAGCGCGCCGATCAAGGTAGTGGCGACTCGATGAATCAAGGCGGCTATGGAGGCAACCAAGGCGGCTACGGAGGTAACCAAGGCGGCTATGGAGGCAACCAAGGTGGCTACGGAGGCAACCAAGGTGGCTACGGAGGTAACCAAGGTGGCTACGGAGGCAACCAAGGTGGCTCTGGAGGCAACCAAGGTGGCTCTGGAGGCAACCAAGGCGGCTACGGAGGCAACCAAGGCGGCTACGGAGGTAACCAAGGTGGCTACGGAGGCAACCAAGGTGGCGGTCGCCGCGATGAAGACCCGTTCTCCGATGACGGCAAGCCGATCGATATTTCGGATGATGATTTGCCGTTTTAA
- a CDS encoding HBL/NHE enterotoxin family protein has protein sequence MTAATQFEALAPNSSLAQDSIIDYINACNTVSAYSYSFANSSLIALKKPPEWYSDFVAQFGVAKGNAMQWNTSLIPNMIAIPQMIVDSNRIITAKFNNINQDLKDLEKYPNDKDVIDDLKQNLKSIYNRVNGDLDSINGLIQDLQTFAETLKNDYSTLNVGIEQLNSAEEANEAEVKRLQQEIQDLQDEIEKYNQIMTASVIGVGVSIFVTLVGIVVGVATGGIGWAIVPVGIIGVGASTAGIVIASSKIQAAQLQIGKDAADLDAYNEDLVVLNTEIETLSKLITANEAAQEALVDVSKLWQDMADSTKQLLDDLEKAESEVTSDLAQCSQDVQSAQNEWNALEQFCEQLTKIDYRFDPNVQNIV, from the coding sequence ATGACAGCGGCTACCCAGTTTGAGGCCCTTGCTCCCAACTCTAGCCTCGCCCAAGACAGCATCATCGACTACATCAACGCGTGCAACACCGTCTCGGCTTACTCGTATTCGTTCGCAAATTCGTCGCTCATTGCATTAAAAAAACCGCCGGAGTGGTACAGCGACTTTGTCGCCCAATTCGGGGTCGCCAAAGGCAACGCGATGCAATGGAACACTTCCTTGATCCCGAACATGATCGCGATTCCGCAGATGATCGTCGATTCCAACCGCATCATTACCGCGAAGTTTAACAACATCAATCAAGACCTGAAAGACTTAGAGAAATATCCGAACGACAAAGATGTGATCGATGACCTCAAACAAAACCTCAAAAGCATCTATAACCGCGTCAATGGCGACCTCGACTCGATAAACGGACTCATCCAAGACCTACAAACATTTGCTGAGACGCTTAAAAATGACTACAGCACACTCAACGTCGGCATTGAGCAACTGAATTCGGCTGAAGAAGCGAATGAAGCGGAAGTCAAACGCCTGCAACAAGAGATTCAAGACCTGCAAGACGAGATCGAAAAATACAACCAAATAATGACCGCTTCTGTAATCGGGGTTGGCGTCTCGATCTTTGTCACGCTGGTCGGCATCGTCGTCGGTGTTGCAACCGGTGGGATTGGTTGGGCAATCGTTCCAGTCGGTATCATCGGGGTCGGTGCATCGACCGCAGGGATTGTAATCGCATCGTCGAAAATCCAAGCGGCTCAGCTCCAGATCGGGAAGGATGCTGCTGATCTTGACGCGTACAACGAAGACCTCGTCGTGCTCAACACCGAAATCGAGACGTTGAGCAAACTGATCACAGCGAACGAAGCCGCCCAGGAAGCACTCGTGGATGTCTCGAAACTCTGGCAAGACATGGCAGACAGTACCAAGCAATTGCTAGATGACTTGGAAAAAGCCGAGTCGGAAGTCACTTCGGACTTGGCCCAGTGCAGCCAAGATGTCCAATCCGCGCAGAACGAATGGAATGCACTGGAGCAGTTCTGTGAACAACTTACGAAGATCGACTACAGATTTGATCCGAATGTTCAAAACATTGTATGA